The genomic region AGAGCAGTACCTGACCTATCCCGTCAACGCCCCGGTGCAAGACCGCTTTGCCGAAGGCATCCTGCACACGCTGATCGAGGTGGGGCCGCGCCTGCTCACCGCCCCCGAGCCCGTGTACGACGACCGCGCCAACCTGATGTGGGCCGCCACCATGGCGCTCAACGGTCTGATCGGCGCGGGTGTGCCGCAAGACTGGGCCACCCACATGATCGGCCACGAGCTCACGGCGCTGCACGGCATTGACCATGCCCGCACCCTCGCCATCGTGCTGCCTGCGTTGCTGAACGAGCGCCGTGGTCCCAAGGGCGCCAAGCTGCTGCAGTACGCCGAGCGCGTGTGGGGCATCACCACCGGCAGCGAAGACGAACGCATCACCCGCGCCATTGAGCGCACCCGTGATTTCTTTGAAAGCATGGGCATCCGCACCCGCCTGTCCGGCTACGGCCTGGGCGCAGAGGTGATCGAGAAGGTGATTGCCCAGCTCGAAGCCCACGGCATGGTCAAGCTGGGTGAGCAGCGCGAGATCACGCCTGCGGTGAGCCGCCGGATTCTGGAGGCAGCGCTGTAAGCGTATTGGCGAAGGTTTCAAGTAAAAATAGCTGCCAGCGCTTGCTGATCAAGCGCTGACTGCTATTGTTTTTGTAGTGTTCTCAGGCAGCGGTGCTGCTGGTCGCCTCCACCTCCACCAGGCAGTCATAAAACGTGGGTGCGCGGCCCAGGTCTGTCAGGGCCTGGCTTGTCAGCTCGTTCACGTTGGTGCCGTTCAGCCCCAGCTTGCGCCACCAGATGCCCAGGCCGTTGACCACGCCCGGGCGGGCTCGGTTCGACACTTCGGCGTGGCATTCGTAGCTGCCCCGGTCGTTGAACACGCGCACAGTGCTGCCGTCGGCAATGCCACGCGCGGCGGCGTCGTCGGGGTGTATCTCCAGCAGCGGGCGGCCTTCGATGGTGCGCAGGCTTTTGACGTTGACGAAGGTGGAGTTGAGGAAGTTGCGCGCTGGAGGCGAGATCATCGCCAGCGGATAGCGGGTGTGGGTGCCCGCCAGTTCGTAGTTGGGCAGGTGGTCGGGCAGACCATCCAGGCCCTGCGCGGCCAGGCGGGCGCTGTAGAACTCGCATTGGCCAGAGGGCGTGGGGAAGTGGCCTTCGGCAAACGGCGCATCGGGCAGGTTCAGCGTGGCAAAGCCTTGGGATTCGAGCAGGGCGTAGTCCACCGCCTTGCCAAAGGCCTGGCGGCACAGGGCCTCGTCACTGTCGGCAAAGCAGGGGGCTGTAAAGCCCATGCGGGCGGCCAGGTCACGGAAGATCTGGGCGTTGCTGCGCGCCTCGCCCATGGGGGCGACGGCGGGGCGGTTGAGCAGCACATCGGTGTGACCGTAGCTCAGGTGCACGTCCCAGTGCTCCAGCTGGGTGGTGGCGGGCAGGATGTAGTCGGCGTAGTCGGCCGTGTCGGTGTGAAAGTGCTCCAGCACCACGGTGAACAAATCCTCGCGTGCAAAGCCCTGCACCACCTTGCCGGACTCGGGCGCCACGGCCACGGGGTTGCTGTTGTAGACCACCACGGCTTCGACTTTGGGGCCGAAGGTGGGCGAGGTCTCGCGCAGCAGGTCGTCGCCAATGGTGGACATGTTGAGGGTGCGCGGTGTGCGGCCCGCCAGCAGGTCCGGCCTGTGCAGCGCAGCGCGATCCACCGGAAACTGGCCCGAGCTGGACAGCAGCAACCCGCCCGCGCGATGCCGCCATGCGCCGATGAGCGCGGGCAGGCAGGCCACAGCGCGCACGGCATTGCCGCCGCCACGCACGCGCTGCATGCCGTAGTTCAGGCGGATGGCGGCGGGCTTCATCGTCCCGTAGTCGCGGGCAAGCTGGCGGATCTGTTCGACCGGAATCCCGCACACCTCGGCAGCGCGCTCGGGTGGCCACTGCAGGGCGCGCTCGCGCAACAGGTCCCAGCCCAGCGTGTGGCGGGCGATGTAGTCGTGGTCCAGCCAATCGTTCTGGATCAGCTCGTGCATCAGCGCCAGGGCCAGCGCGGCGTCCGTGCCAGGGCGCAGGGCGATGTGTTCGTGGCACTTGTCTGCGGTCTCGCTCTTGCGCGGATCAATGCATACCAGCTTGGCTCCATTGCGTTTGGCCTGCTGGGCGTAGCGCCAGAAGTGCAGGTTGCTGCCAATCGAGTTGCTGCCCCAGATGAGGATGAGCTGCGATTCGGCAAAGCACTCCACCTTCATGCCCACCTTGCCGCCCAGCGTCTGCACCAGCCCCTCGCCACCGGCTGAAGCGCAGATGGTGCGGTCCAGCAGCGAAGCGCCCAGTTGGTGGAAGAAGCGCCGGTCCATGCTCTCGCCCTGCACCATGCCCATGGTGCCCGCGTAGCTGTAGGGCAGGATGGCTTCGGGAGAGTGGGCAGCAATGGCTTGCAGGCGCTGGGCGATGTCGGCCAGGGCTTCGTCCCAGGTCACGGGCGCGAATTGCCCGCTGCCTTTGGCGCCAGTGCGCTTGAGGGGGGTCAGGATGCGCTCTGGGTGATAGGTGCGTTCGGTGTATTTGCTCACCTTGGCGCACAACACGCCATCGGTGTGCGGATGGGCAGGGTTGCCCTGCACGCGGGTGGCCACGCCGCTCTCCACGGTGGTGATCAGGCTGCAGGTGTCAGGGCAGTCGTGGGGGCATGCGCCGCGCACTGTCAATACCGGCGCGGGTGTGGGATTTACGCTATTAGATACAGACATTTTGTGGTGGTCGTCTGAAAATTGGAATGTAATAAGTTGTAGGTTGCCAACGCTAGGCAGGGCTCACTTTGCGGGGCTTGGCTGGGCACCTGTACCCCGCATTTCCTGTCTCTCGGAACCCATATCGATCATGAAAACTACCATGAACCCCCAGTTATTGAGCCGCAGGCGTTTTTCCGTGGGAGTAGGGGCCGCCGCGCTGGCCGGCTTCGGTGTGGCCCGTGCGCAAAGCGAGGGCCGCATCGTGCTCGGTCAGTCTGCACCATTTTCAGGCCCGGCGGCGCAACTGGGTATTCAGTTCAACCAGGGGGCCAAGCTGTTTTTTGATCAGCTCAATGCTGCGGGCGGCATCGGCAAGCGCACGGTGGAGATCCGCACGCTGGACGACGGCTATGAGCCCGACCGCTGTGCCGAAAACACCCGCAAGTTCATCGCCGACGATGTGTTTGCCTTGTTTGGCTATGTGGGCACGCCCACCAGCATGGCCGCGTTGCCCTTGTTCTCTCAGGCCAAACTGCCATTTTTTGCACCCTTCACGGGGGCGGAATCCTTGCGCCAGCCCTTCAACCGCCTGGTGTTTCACGTGCGTGCGTCTTACTACGATGAGACTGCGCTCATCGTGCGCCAGCTGGTCAACCTGGGGCTCAAGAAGATTGCCGTTTTTCACCAGAACGACGCTTATGGCAAGGCGGGGCTGGACGGGGTGACCAAGGCCCTGACGGAGCAAAAGCTCACCATGCTGGCTGCCGCGACAGTGGAGCGCAATTCGGTAGACGTGTCCGCTGCGGTGGAAAAGCTGGTCGCCGCCAAGCCTGACGCGGTAGTGCAGATCGCGGCCTATGGTGCCAGTGCTGCATTTGTGCGGGCTGCACGCAAGGCCGGATATGGCGGCACGTTCTACAACGTCTCGTTTGTGGGCACGCAGGCCCTGGCCGACGAGCTGGGCAAGGACGGCGCCGGTGTGGTGGTATCGCAGGTGGTGCCGTCTCCCTACCAACCCTCCCGCCAGATCACGCGCGAGTTTCTGGACGCCATCAAGAAGGGCGGCGACAAGGTACAGGCCAACTACTCCAGCATGGAAGGCTTCCTGGCCGCACGCATCTTCACGGAAGGCCTTCGCCAGGCCCAGTCCAGCGGCAAGATCACCCGCGAAAACCTGATCGGTGGTCTCGAATCCATCGGCACGCAGGTCATTTCAGGCTTCCCGGTGTCGTTTGCCCCCAACGATCACATCGCGTCGCACTTTGTCGAAATGTCCATGCTCACAGGGGATGGACGGGTGCGTACTTGAGACGGCTCTGTCAAGCGTCTCCCGACCGTTAGCTTTTGCGTATTTCAGGCTCCGTCTGTATTGCCAAAAGCAGAAGTGCTGGCCAGACCCTGCATGAACGCCTCGCAGCGTGCAAGCTGCTCCAGGCTCACAAACTCGTCGGGCTGGTGTGCGTGCTGGATGCTGCCAGGGCCGCACACCACGGTGGGGATTCCTGCCCTTTTGAAAAGCCCGGCTTCGGTGCCGAATGCCACCAGGGTGGTGGTGCTTTCGCCGCTGAGCTGTTGGGCCAGGCGGGTGATGGCGTCGTCTTTGCTGCCCAGGAAGCTGGGCACCTCGCAAATGGTCTCAAACTGGAAGCCTGCTTCGGGCGCCACCTTCTGCATGCCCGGCTCCAGCGATCGGGCGTAGGCCAGCACTTCGGCCTGCATCTGTGCCGCATTGGCGGTGGGCAGATCGCGGAATTCATAGCGGAACTCAGCGTCGCGCGGCACCACGTTGTCGGCAATCCCCCCGTGGAACTGCCCCACGCTGGCGGTGGAGAACGGGACATCAAAGCCCTCAAACCGGGGCTCGTGTTTTTCAAATCCTTCGGCCATGTCGCGCACCCGGCTGACCAGGCGGGCCGCCATTTCGATGGCGTTCACGGAATGCGGAGTCAGGGATGAGTGCGCCTCTTTGCCGCGCACGCAGCATTTGTAGCGGTACACCCCTTTGTGGGCTATGGCTGGAATCATGAGCGTGGGCTCACCCACAATGCACGCAAGGGGCTGTATGCCGGCGTCGCGCATGTCAGCAATCAACTCCCGCACGCCAAAGCACCCTACTTCCTCGTCATAGCTGAAGGCAAAGTGCACGGCGAACGGGGCCGGGCTGTGGGCGAACTGTTCAGCATGGGCCAGCGCCAAGGCAATGAACGCCTTCATGTCTGCGCTGCCGCGCCCATACAGACGCCCATCCGCCACCTGGCCTCCCAGAGGGTCCATGCTCCAGTTCTGTCCCGTCCAGGGCACCGTGTCCGTGTGGCCGGAGAGGATGATGCCCGCAGGTTTGCCTTCTCCCAGCGTGGCAAACAGGTTGGCCTTGGTCTTGTCGGCATTGAAGGTCAGGCGGCTGCGCACGCCCAGCTGGGCCAGCCTGTCGCGTATGAAATGGATCAGCTCCAGGTTGGAGTTCTGGCTGACGGTGTTCATGCGCACCAGGGTCTGCGCAAGTTCAAGGGCGTGGGCAGAGAGCATGGGTTCTCACTTCGGTCTGTGGATGAAGACGTGCCATGGGTTGAATACCCGTCTTGCAACAGGTGGTCTGCCACATGGGTGATGGCATGGGTGTTGCTGGCGGGCTAGACTGTGCCATCGTAAGGATACATACCATCATGAACGTTATCGACTCCATCGTCACCCAGGCTGCGGGCATTGCTGCCGTTCGCCGCGATATCCACGCCCACCCCGAACTGTGTTTTGAAGAAGTCCGCACTGCCGATGTGGTGGCGGGCAAGCTCACGGAATGGGGCATTCCGGTACACCGGGGCCTGGGCAAGACGGGGGTGGTGGGCATCGTGCACGGTCGTGATGGCGGTGCCTGTGGCCGCGCCGTGGGCCTGCGGGCCGACATGGACGCCTTGCCCATGCAGGAGTTCAACACCTTTGCCCATGCCAGCAAGCATGCGGGCAAGATGCACGCCTGCGGGCACGACGGCCATACCGCCATGCTGCTGGCAGCGGCGCAGCACCTGGCCAAGCACCGTAACTTTGACGGCACCGTGTACCTCATCTTCCAGCCTGCAGAAGAGGGCGGCGGCGGTGCGCGCGTGATGATCGAGGACGGTCTGTTCGAGCAGTTTCCCATGCAGGCCGTGTACGGCATGCACAACTGGCCCGGCATGCGCGCTGGCACCATGGCCGCCAGCGCCGGGCCCGTGATGGCATCGACCAGCGAATTCAAGATTACGGTGCGCGGCAAGGGTGGCCATGCCGCCATGCCGCACATGGGCGTAGACCCTGTGCCGATTGCCTGCCAGATGGTGCAGGCCTTCCAGACCATCATCAGCCGCAACAAGAAGCCGGTGGATGCGGGCGTGATCTCGGTCACCATGATCCACACCGGCGAGGCCACCAACGTGGTGCCCGACAGCTGCGAGCTGCAGGGCACGGTGCGCACGTTCTCGTTCGAGGTGCTCGACCTGATCGAAAAGCGCATGCGCCAGGTGGCCGAGCACACCTGCGCCGCGCACGATGCCGTGTGCGACTTTGAATTTGTGCGCAACTACCCGCCCACCATCAACACCCCCGCCGAAGCCCAGCTGGCCCGCAAGGTGATGGCCAGCATCGTCGGAGAAGACAACGCGCTGGAGCAGGAGCCCAGCATGGGCGCGGAAGACTTTGCCTACATGCTGCAGGCCAAACCAGGGGCCTACTGCTTCATTGCCAACGGCGACGGCACCCACCGCGAGATGGGGCATGGCGGCGGCCCCTGCACGCTGCACAACCCCAGCTACGACTTCAACGACGACCTGATCCCCCTGGGGGCCACCTTCTGGGTGCGCCTGGCCGAGGAGTGGCTGGCCCAGGCGGCGTCTTCGGCTGCGTGATATTTACGACAGGCATCGCGGGCCATGGCAGCGAGCGTGCGCACCGCTGCCTGCCCCCGCGCCACCCGTACCGCGTCACCCGCCACCTGCATTGGCTTCTTTGAACATTGATTGAAAGCACCTCTCCATGATCGGTATCCCTCAAGCGTTCTCTCCCACCTACGCCATCGCCCGCAAGAAGTTTCTGGAGGCTGCAGCGGCTGGCGGGCTGGCTCTGGAATCCCATGTGCACCCGCTGCCTGGGCGCGAGGGGGAGGTGCTGGCCATGGATGTGGCGCTGGACGGGGTGCCGGATGCCGACAAGCTGCTCATCGTCAGCAGCGCCTGCCACGGGGTGGAGGGCTACTGCGGCAGCGGTGTGCAGGTGTTTGCCCTGCACGACGCCGAATGGCGCGCCAAGGCGCGGGATGCGGGCGTGGCCGTGCTCTACATCCATGCCCTCAACCCGTATGGCTTTTCGCACGTTCGCCGCACCACGCACGAAAACGTGGACCTCAACCGCAACTTCCACTCTTTCAAAGAGCCGCTGCCCCGCAACGACGCCTACCGCGAGGTCGCCCACCTGCTGCTGCCCGATGTGTGGCCGCCTGACGCTGCCAACACCCGCGCCGTGCAGGCGTTTCTGGCAGAGCGGGGCGAGGCCGCCTGGCAAGCGGCCATCACCCGCGGGCAGCACGAGTTTCCACAAGGCCTGTTCTTTGGCGGCACTGCGCCCACCTGGAGCAACCAGACGCTTCGGCAGGTGTTGCGTGAGCACGGCCAACGCGCCAAGCAGGTGGCCTGGATTGACCTGCACACCGGCCTGGGCCCCAGCGGCCTGGGTGAGCGGATCTACGCAGGCAAAGACGACGCAGCGGCCGTGCAGCGCGCCCGCCGCTGGTGGGATGGTGGCGGTGCCACGCCCGTCACCTCCATTTATGACGGATCTTCCACCTCGGCCTTCCTCACCGGCCTGATGTGGACCGCCATCTACGACGAGTGCCCGCAGGCCGAGTACACCGGCATTGCCATGGAGTACGGCACCGTACCCGTCACCGAAGTCATCCAGGCCCTGCGCGCCGAGCACTGGCTCAATATCCACCCCGAAGCCCCGGCCGAGCTGGCGGCGCAGATCAAGGCGCATATGCTGGCAGCCTTCTATACCGATACGGATGAGTGGAAAGGGCAGATCGTCAGCCAGGCAAGGCAGTCGCTGTTCCAGGCGGTGGATGGGCTGGTGGCAGGCTGATAGGGTATAGATGAAAATTGTATGCAGCGCTCATGGATAAAGCGCAAGCAGCTATCAAAAATATAGTAATTGGTTTGGCGACTCTGCATGGCATGGGCACAGTCCGCCGGGTGCGCAGCTGCATCCTAATGTCGTGTGTGCGTCGCTCGCTCATCGGGGTGTAGCCGCATGGCACCGAGCCCGCCGTAAGATCGTACGGGCCTGTTTTTCGCATCCTTTCCCTATTCCTACGGAGACACCGCATGTCCGACCTGAACGCCACTTTTGAAGCTGCCGTTGCCAACTCCAAGAACCTGTCCGAGCGCCCTGACAATCCCACGCTCCTCAAGATTTATGCCCTGTACAAGCAGGCTACGGCAGGTGACAACACCGAGAAGAAGCCCAGCTTCTCCGACGTGGTGGGCCGCGCCAAGTGGGAGGCCTGGGAAAAGCTCAAGGGCACGGACGCAGACACTGCCAAGCAGCAGTACATCGAACTGATCGAGTCTCTGCGCTGATCCCAGCGTTGTTAGTAAAGCGGCCTCAGGGCCGCTTTTGTTTTGGGTCGAGCACATGCCACCAGCTCGGCAGCAGCGCGCGCACCTGGGCGCGCTGGTAGCGGTCATCCATCAGAAACACCACGCCCCGGTCCTGCTCGGTGCGGATGACGCGACCGGCGGCCTGTACCACCTTGCGCAGGCCCGGGTACAGATAGGTGTAGTCATAGCCCTTGCCGCTGCCAAAGTGCAGGTCCATGGCGCGGCGCATCTGCTCGTTCACAGGGTTGATCTGCGGCAGCCCAAGCGTAGCGATGAACGCACCAATCAACCGGTGTCCAGGCAGGTCCACCCCCTCAGAAAAAGCCCCGCCCAGCACGGCAAAGCCCATGCCTTGGCCTCCCTCCTGAAAGCGCTGGAGGAAGGCCGCACGTTCGGCCTCGTCCATGCCCGCAGTCTGCTGCCACTGGGGTATCTCGGGGTGGTGCCCCTGCAATGCGAGGGCAATGCGCTGCAGGTAGTCAAAGCTGCTGGCAAAGCACAGGTAGTTGCCCGGCTGCAACGCGTACTGGGCGGCCAGCACCTCCACCAGCGGCAGTAGCGAGCGGTCCCGGTCCGCATACCGGGTGGATACATGGCCCACCACCTGCACGGCCAGCTGCCCTGCGTGGAAGGGCGAATCCACATCCACAAACGGTGTTTCAGCCGGAAGCCCGAGCAGGTCCTGGTAGTAATGGGCAGGGGTGAGCGTGCCCGAGAAAAACACGCTGGACTGCGCTGCGGCATGGCGCGGCTGCAGGTGCGGGGCTGGCACGATATTGCGGATGCACAGGGTGCTGTGCACACCCTTGCGGGCGCCGCCGGTGTGCGGCGGATGCAGGCTCACGTCCAGCACCGCGTGGGTGCCGAACTGTTCGGCCATGGCGGCAAAGTGCAGCGCCTCCAGGTAAAAGGTCAGCACCGGGTCGCCGGGCAGCAAGGGGGCTTCAGACTGGGCTTGCGCCACAGCACCGATGGCGCGCTCAACGGCCGTGGTCAGGTCTGTAGGCAGCTCTGGCAGAGCCCGGTACGCGGTGTCCTGCTCGCGCTGCAGGGCACTCCAGCTGCGCTGCACTTTGTCCAGCGCCTTGCGCACTGCGCCAGTGGCTGTGCGCCGCGCCTCTGCCAGGGTGTGGGGTTGCAGTTCTGCGGTGTACATGCGCCGGGCGCGATCGGGCAGGTTGTGGGCTTCGTCCACCAGCACTCCCACCTTCCATTGGCGCGATACCGTCAGCGCATACAGCATGGCGGCACTGTCGTAGTAGTAGTGGTAGTCCGCCACCGCCACATCGCACCACTTGGTCATCTCCTGCGCCAGGTAATAGGGGCAGATGCGATGGGTCAGTGCTTCGGCGCGCACTGTGGCTCCATCCCACATGCCTGCGCGTTGCTGCAGGGCGTTGCGCGCAGCGGGCAGGCGGTCGTAAAAGCCTTGGGCCAGCGGGCAGGATTCGCCATGGCAGGCTTTGTCCGGGTGCTCGCACACCTTGTCGCGGGCCAGCACGTCCAGCACGCGCAGGGTGGCTGGCTGGGGCGGCAAAGGGGCGGGTTGCGCATGGGCCGTGTGCGGCACCGCCAGCTGGGCCTGCACCCGCGCCAAGGCCTCCAGGGCCAGTGCATGGCCTGTGCCCTTGGCGGTGAGGAAGAAGAGCTTGTCCAGCCCCTTGCGGGCGCTGGCCTGCAGCATGGGAAAGAGGGTGCCCAGCGTCTTGCCGATACCCGTGGGAGCCTGCGCCAGAAGACACTGGCCTGCATCAGCCCGCACGCTGCGGTACACCGCCACAGCCAGGTCGCGCTGCCCCGCCCGAAAGGCCCCGTGCGGAAATGTCAGCGCAGCCAGGGCAGCATCGCGCGCTTGCCGGTGCTGCAGTTCGCTGCGGGCCCAGTCCTGAAAGCGGGTGCACAGGTCCTCAAAAAAGGCCTGCAGATCAGCGGCCGTGTGGGTTTCCACCAGCACGGTCTCGTGGCCGGTGCCGGTCTGTGCGTACACCAGGGCGACGTGGATGCGGTCCAGTGCCCGGGCCTGGCACATCAGGTGCCCGTACACGCGGGCCTGTGCCCAGTGCAGCGCGCGCTGGTGGGGGCGCACGCTGTCCAGGTCGCCCCGGTAGGTCTTGATCTCTTCCAGTTGCTGGCGTGCAGCATCAAAGCCGTCAGCCCGGCCCCGCACCACCAGGGCGCCCAAGGCTCCCGACAGCGGCACTTCGGCCTCGTACCCCGGCCCGCGCCGCGCCTGCACCAGCCGGTGGCCCTCCATGCCTTCGAGCGCGCTGGGGGCGGGGGTGTAGCGCAGGTCCAGGTCGCCCGCACGGGCTGTGAACTCGCACAGGGCGCGCACGGACACGGAGAGCGCTACGGCCGGCGGCGGGGGGGCACTGGCCGGGCACGTAACGTCAGACGGGGTGTCGGCCGTGACGACTGTGACGACTGTGGGGGCTGCGTCAGTCATGTCGCATTCCGTGCAGTACCCGGTGCCGAGAGGGCTCCAGGGGGAGCGGGATGCGCTCTGGCGGTGGGGTGCTCTTGCCAGCGCACATGGCACACCGTGGCGGGCAGGCCGTGGTAATGGCAGTACTGCAGCCAGCGGATCTGGTTGTCCTGCAGCTTGTCGCCGGGGCCTTTCACCTCCACCAGGGCATAGCGCTGCTCGGCAGGCCAAAAGCGCACCAGATCCGGAAAGCCGGTGCGGTGGGCCACCGGGCTTTGCAACATGCGTGCAAAAAACAGGCGCAGGTGCGCCGCCGGAATGCACTGCAGCGCCAGGGCCAGAAGGGGTCGGGTCAGCGCACTCCAGAACACGTACGGCGACTGCAGGCCGTGCTTGTCTTCGTAGCGCTGCAAGAGGGTGCCGCGGTAACTGCCATCGTCCAGCTGCTGCAGGCATTGCGTGAACAGATCCGCGCGGCGCGCCACAAAGTCCGGAGCATCCAGGTCGGCCGGGCCGCTTTGGAAGGGGTGAAAGAACGCCCCGGGCAGCGGCGCAAACAGGGCTG from Acidovorax sp. DW039 harbors:
- a CDS encoding acyl-CoA-binding protein, with amino-acid sequence MSDLNATFEAAVANSKNLSERPDNPTLLKIYALYKQATAGDNTEKKPSFSDVVGRAKWEAWEKLKGTDADTAKQQYIELIESLR
- the argE gene encoding acetylornithine deacetylase translates to MLSAHALELAQTLVRMNTVSQNSNLELIHFIRDRLAQLGVRSRLTFNADKTKANLFATLGEGKPAGIILSGHTDTVPWTGQNWSMDPLGGQVADGRLYGRGSADMKAFIALALAHAEQFAHSPAPFAVHFAFSYDEEVGCFGVRELIADMRDAGIQPLACIVGEPTLMIPAIAHKGVYRYKCCVRGKEAHSSLTPHSVNAIEMAARLVSRVRDMAEGFEKHEPRFEGFDVPFSTASVGQFHGGIADNVVPRDAEFRYEFRDLPTANAAQMQAEVLAYARSLEPGMQKVAPEAGFQFETICEVPSFLGSKDDAITRLAQQLSGESTTTLVAFGTEAGLFKRAGIPTVVCGPGSIQHAHQPDEFVSLEQLARCEAFMQGLASTSAFGNTDGA
- a CDS encoding molybdopterin oxidoreductase family protein, encoding MSVSNSVNPTPAPVLTVRGACPHDCPDTCSLITTVESGVATRVQGNPAHPHTDGVLCAKVSKYTERTYHPERILTPLKRTGAKGSGQFAPVTWDEALADIAQRLQAIAAHSPEAILPYSYAGTMGMVQGESMDRRFFHQLGASLLDRTICASAGGEGLVQTLGGKVGMKVECFAESQLILIWGSNSIGSNLHFWRYAQQAKRNGAKLVCIDPRKSETADKCHEHIALRPGTDAALALALMHELIQNDWLDHDYIARHTLGWDLLRERALQWPPERAAEVCGIPVEQIRQLARDYGTMKPAAIRLNYGMQRVRGGGNAVRAVACLPALIGAWRHRAGGLLLSSSGQFPVDRAALHRPDLLAGRTPRTLNMSTIGDDLLRETSPTFGPKVEAVVVYNSNPVAVAPESGKVVQGFAREDLFTVVLEHFHTDTADYADYILPATTQLEHWDVHLSYGHTDVLLNRPAVAPMGEARSNAQIFRDLAARMGFTAPCFADSDEALCRQAFGKAVDYALLESQGFATLNLPDAPFAEGHFPTPSGQCEFYSARLAAQGLDGLPDHLPNYELAGTHTRYPLAMISPPARNFLNSTFVNVKSLRTIEGRPLLEIHPDDAAARGIADGSTVRVFNDRGSYECHAEVSNRARPGVVNGLGIWWRKLGLNGTNVNELTSQALTDLGRAPTFYDCLVEVEATSSTAA
- a CDS encoding M14 family metallopeptidase is translated as MIGIPQAFSPTYAIARKKFLEAAAAGGLALESHVHPLPGREGEVLAMDVALDGVPDADKLLIVSSACHGVEGYCGSGVQVFALHDAEWRAKARDAGVAVLYIHALNPYGFSHVRRTTHENVDLNRNFHSFKEPLPRNDAYREVAHLLLPDVWPPDAANTRAVQAFLAERGEAAWQAAITRGQHEFPQGLFFGGTAPTWSNQTLRQVLREHGQRAKQVAWIDLHTGLGPSGLGERIYAGKDDAAAVQRARRWWDGGGATPVTSIYDGSSTSAFLTGLMWTAIYDECPQAEYTGIAMEYGTVPVTEVIQALRAEHWLNIHPEAPAELAAQIKAHMLAAFYTDTDEWKGQIVSQARQSLFQAVDGLVAG
- a CDS encoding M20 aminoacylase family protein, whose protein sequence is MNVIDSIVTQAAGIAAVRRDIHAHPELCFEEVRTADVVAGKLTEWGIPVHRGLGKTGVVGIVHGRDGGACGRAVGLRADMDALPMQEFNTFAHASKHAGKMHACGHDGHTAMLLAAAQHLAKHRNFDGTVYLIFQPAEEGGGGARVMIEDGLFEQFPMQAVYGMHNWPGMRAGTMAASAGPVMASTSEFKITVRGKGGHAAMPHMGVDPVPIACQMVQAFQTIISRNKKPVDAGVISVTMIHTGEATNVVPDSCELQGTVRTFSFEVLDLIEKRMRQVAEHTCAAHDAVCDFEFVRNYPPTINTPAEAQLARKVMASIVGEDNALEQEPSMGAEDFAYMLQAKPGAYCFIANGDGTHREMGHGGGPCTLHNPSYDFNDDLIPLGATFWVRLAEEWLAQAASSAA
- a CDS encoding ATP-dependent DNA helicase, which produces MTDAAPTVVTVVTADTPSDVTCPASAPPPPAVALSVSVRALCEFTARAGDLDLRYTPAPSALEGMEGHRLVQARRGPGYEAEVPLSGALGALVVRGRADGFDAARQQLEEIKTYRGDLDSVRPHQRALHWAQARVYGHLMCQARALDRIHVALVYAQTGTGHETVLVETHTAADLQAFFEDLCTRFQDWARSELQHRQARDAALAALTFPHGAFRAGQRDLAVAVYRSVRADAGQCLLAQAPTGIGKTLGTLFPMLQASARKGLDKLFFLTAKGTGHALALEALARVQAQLAVPHTAHAQPAPLPPQPATLRVLDVLARDKVCEHPDKACHGESCPLAQGFYDRLPAARNALQQRAGMWDGATVRAEALTHRICPYYLAQEMTKWCDVAVADYHYYYDSAAMLYALTVSRQWKVGVLVDEAHNLPDRARRMYTAELQPHTLAEARRTATGAVRKALDKVQRSWSALQREQDTAYRALPELPTDLTTAVERAIGAVAQAQSEAPLLPGDPVLTFYLEALHFAAMAEQFGTHAVLDVSLHPPHTGGARKGVHSTLCIRNIVPAPHLQPRHAAAQSSVFFSGTLTPAHYYQDLLGLPAETPFVDVDSPFHAGQLAVQVVGHVSTRYADRDRSLLPLVEVLAAQYALQPGNYLCFASSFDYLQRIALALQGHHPEIPQWQQTAGMDEAERAAFLQRFQEGGQGMGFAVLGGAFSEGVDLPGHRLIGAFIATLGLPQINPVNEQMRRAMDLHFGSGKGYDYTYLYPGLRKVVQAAGRVIRTEQDRGVVFLMDDRYQRAQVRALLPSWWHVLDPKQKRP
- a CDS encoding ABC transporter substrate-binding protein encodes the protein MNPQLLSRRRFSVGVGAAALAGFGVARAQSEGRIVLGQSAPFSGPAAQLGIQFNQGAKLFFDQLNAAGGIGKRTVEIRTLDDGYEPDRCAENTRKFIADDVFALFGYVGTPTSMAALPLFSQAKLPFFAPFTGAESLRQPFNRLVFHVRASYYDETALIVRQLVNLGLKKIAVFHQNDAYGKAGLDGVTKALTEQKLTMLAAATVERNSVDVSAAVEKLVAAKPDAVVQIAAYGASAAFVRAARKAGYGGTFYNVSFVGTQALADELGKDGAGVVVSQVVPSPYQPSRQITREFLDAIKKGGDKVQANYSSMEGFLAARIFTEGLRQAQSSGKITRENLIGGLESIGTQVISGFPVSFAPNDHIASHFVEMSMLTGDGRVRT